The nucleotide window TGACCGCCGCTACGACGTGCGCGGCCTGGACGACATCGACGTGCAGGTGCTGGGCACCTTCCCGCATGTCCGCGAGGACGACCCCGTGGCGTATCCCGGCGAGCCCATGCAGATCGAGATCGTCACCGACGAGTTCAGCCCGATCTGCCCGTGGAGTGGCCTGCCGGACTTCGGCCGCCTGGAGATCCGCTACCTGCCGCGGCACCACTGCGTGGAACTCAAGAGCCTGAAGTACTACCTGACCAGCTACCGCTTCGTGGGCATCTTCCACGAGCACGCCACCCGGCGGGTGCTCGCGGACCTCGTGGCGCTCCTCGATCCACTGAGCATGGAGATCCGCTGCGACTACGGCATGCGCGGCGGCATGAACACCATCTGCACCGTGCGGTACACCGCCCCGGATCAGCGGGGGGCCTGACGTGCCGTGGACCCTGCGCGCCGAGTTCACCTTCGACTCGGCGCACGTGATCACGGGCTACGACGGGCCGTGCGGGCGGCTGCACGGCCACACCTACCGCGTGCGGATGGAACTCAGCAGCGAGACGCTGCGCCCCAGCGCGCACGTGAAACGCAACATCATGGTCGCGGACTTCAGGACCCTCAAGTGGGCCAAGAAGGACGTCGAGCACGGCGGCCTCGACCACGCGTTCCTGAACGACGTGCCGGACCTCGGGGACGACACGACCGCCGAGGTGATCGCCGCGTATCTCCACCACAAGACGATGGAGCGTGTGCGGGCGGACCTGCCGGATGGAGACGACGGGGGAGACCTGAAACTGCGCGTGACCCTCTGGGAAACGCCCGACTCGTCCTGCGAGTACTGGGAATGAGCCTGTGAGCCTCAAGTACCCGGTCTACGAGCGCTTCTACACGTGGCAGGGTGAGGGCGTGCACCTCGGCCGCGCGGCGTACTTCATCCGGCTGTACGGCTGCCCGCAGGCGTGCCCGTGGTGCGACAGCGCCGGAACGTGGCACAGGGACTACCGCCCCAATGGCGTGACCCTGATGACGGCCGCCGACCTCGTGTCGGTTGTGCAGCAGGAAAGCCCGGAGGGCGCCTTCGTGGTCGTCACGGGCGGCGAGCCGATCCTGTTCGACCTCGCGCCGCTGGTGGACGCGCTGCACGCCATCGGGCGCCGTGTCCACATCGAGACCAGCGGCATTGCGCCGTTGCGGGGCGATCTGGACTGGGTGACGCTGTCGCCCAAACCCTTCGGCCAGTGGCCGGAGGCGTCGGTGGTGGCGCGGGCGGACGAGGTGAAGATCATCGTGCACGACCTCGGGGACATCCGGGCCGGGCTGGACACGCTGACGGGGCTGCGGGACGACGCGGTGGTGTGGCTGCATCCGGAGTGGAGCAGGGCCAGGAACCGCGACGCGGACGTGCTGAACGCCATCACCGAGGCCGTGAAGGCGACGCCGAGGCTGCGCGCGGGCTACCAGATGCACAAGCTGTACCGCGCGGACGACCTGGACGCGCACAGCGACAAGCGACCCATCCCGCTCGGCGGGAACCTGGAACTGGGGTACTGACCATGACGGACACACACAAACGCGCGGTGGTGCTGCTGTCGGGCGGCCTGGACTCCAGCACCGTGCTGGCGATGGCGATCCGGGACGGATACGCGTGCATGGCGCTGTCGTTCCGGTACGGGCAGCGGCACACGGTGGAGCTGGAACGTGCGGCGAAGATCGCCCAGCATTTCGGCGCAGATCACCGCGTCATCGACATCAACATCGGGTCGTTCGGCGGGAGCGCCCTGACGGACGAGAGCATCACCGTGCCCACGGAGGGAACGGCGGAGGGCGTCATCCCACCAACCTATGTCCCCGGCCGCAACACCGTGTTCATCGCGGTGGGGCTGAGTCTGGCCGAGGCCATCGACGCCGAGCGGATCTACCTGGGCATTAACGCCGTGGACTACAGCGGCTACCCGGACTGCCGACCGGAGTACCTCGCGGCGTTCCAGACACTGGCTGATCTCGCCACCAAAGCGGGTCTGGAGGGACACGGCGCGGTCCTGACCGCGCCGCTGGTGGAGATGAGCAAGACGGACATCGTGAACGCGGCGCTGGAGCTGGGCGTGCCCATCGAGTGGACGTGGAGCTGCTACCAGGGCGGGGCGGAGCCGTGCGGGGTGTGCGATTCCTGCCGCATCCGGGACAGGGCGCTGATCGACGCCGGGCATCCCGAACTCGCCACCCGCCACGCGCAGGACGAACGGGCGCGCGGCTGACGTTCGCCGCGTCCCTGCCCCCGGTGCCCCACAGGGCCGGGGGCATTGTGTTGATGTTGACACTCCCCCGGCCGGGGGATATACCTGAGCCGTATTCAGCACAATTACCGATCACGCCGCATGTCCGACCATCTTCCGCAGGAGGCTTTGCCCATGAAACGGATCCTGATTCCGCTCTCTGTGCTGCTGCTCGCCGGGGCCGCCGGTGCCCAGAAGACCACCCTGACCATCGAGAGCTGGCGCAACGACGACCTGAAGACGTGGCGCGACTCGATCATCCCCGCGTTCGAGAAGCAGCACCCGGACATCCACGTGGTGTTCTCGCCCAGTGCGCCGGCCGAGTACAACGCTGTGCTGGACGCGAAACTCAAGGCGGGCACTGCCGGTGACCTGATCACCTGCCGTCCCTTCGACAAGAGTCTGGAGCTGTACACCGCCAAGCGGCTCACCAGCCTGAACAGCCTCTCCGGGCTGAAGAACTTCGACGACGTCGCCAAGGCGGCGTGGTCGACCGACGACGGCAAGACCACCTTCTGCATTCCGATGGCCTCGGTGATCCACGGGTTCATCTACAACAAGGCGCTGTTCAAGGAACTCGGCCTGAACGTGCCCACCACCGAGGCCCAGTTCCTGGCGGGCCTGACCAAGATCAAGCAGGGCGGCAAGTACGAGCCGCTGGTCATGGGCACGAAAGACCAGTGGGAATCCGCCACCATGGGCTACCAGAACATCGGCCCGACGCTGTGGAACGGCGAGACCGGGCGCAAGGGCCTGATCTCGGGCGCGGCGCAGTACAACAAGGGCGGCTTCCTGCAGGCCTTCCAGGCGCTCTCCCGCTGGACGCCCTTCCTGCCGCGCGGCTATCAGGCGCTGGCGTACCCGGACGCGCAGAACATGTTCGCGCAGGGCCGCGGCGTGGTCTACCCGGCCGGCAGCTGGGACATCGGCACGTTCCGGCAGATGAACCCCAAGCTGGACATCGGGGCCTTCCCGCCGTACTCCATCGACGGCAAGAAGTGCGTCATCGACGACCATCCGGACATCGGCATGGGCATCAACGCGGCCAGCAAGAACCAGGCAGCGGCGCAGACCTTCCTGAACTGGGTGGCGTCCGACGCCTTCGCCACGCTGTACGCCAACGCCCTGCCGGGCTTCTTCCCGCTGGCGAACGTGAAGTACACGGTCAAGGACCCGGTCGCGCAGGAGTTCCTGAAGTGGCGCGGGCAGTGCGGCAAGAGCTTCCGCAGCTCGTACCAGATCCTGTCGCGCAACGCCAATCCGAACAACGAGAACGACCTGTGGAACGTCTCCGCGCAGGTGCTCAACGGCTCCATGACGCCGCAGGCCGCCGGGGACATGGTGCAGAAGAACCTGGCGAGCTGGTACGCGCCGCAGAAAGGCAAGTAAGCCCGTTCCCGGCAGGCCCAGTCCGGTGTCCTCCGGGCCGGGCCTGAACCTTACCGCGCGTTCTCCAGAGGTGCCCTGAATGACGTATCCCGCCCGCCGTGTCCGCCGGCCCTTTCCGTGGCACATCGTGGTGTTCCTGGCGCCGGCCGTGCTGATCTACACGGTGGTGATGATCTACCCGATCCTGTCGTCGCTGTGGCTGTCGCTGCGGGGGCAGGTGCCGGGCAGCCCGGAGCACTTCGTGGGGCTGGCGAACTACCAGCGGCTGCTGGGCACGGAGCTGTACGCGCAGCCGCTGTGGAACGCCGTGCGCAACAACGTGGTGTTCTTCGCCCTGCACATGCTGGTGCAGAACCCGGTGGGCCTGCTGCTGGCGGTGCTGCTCAGTTTCCGGCTGCGCGGCTCGGCGCTGTACCGCACGCTGCTGTTCACACCGACCGTGCTGTCGGTGGTGATCATCGGCTTCGCGTGGAAATTGATCCTGAACCCCGCGTGGGGCGTGCAGCGCTCGCTGCTGGAGCCGCTGCATCTGGGGGCTCTCGATCAGCCATGGCTGGGCCTGCCCGGCAGCGCCCTGCCGACCCTGGGATTGATCTCGGTGTGGCAGAACATCGGCATTCCCATGCTGCTGTTCCTCGCGGCGCTGGTGCGCATCCCGGAGGAGCTGTACGAGGCCGCGCGGCTGGACGGCGCGGGCGGGTGGCGGATCTTCCGCTCGATCCAGCTGCCGCTGATCCTGCCCACCGTGGGCATCGTCAGCGTGCTGACCTTCGTGGGGAACTTCAACGCGTTTGACCTGATCTATTCCGTGCAGGGCGCGCTGGCCGGGCCAAACTTCGCGTCGGACATCCTGGGCACGCTGTTCTACCGCACCTTCTTCGGATACCAGCTCCAGGCCGGTGATCCGTACATGGGCGCGGCCGTGGCAGGCGTGATGCTGCTGATCATCCTGACCGGGCTGCTGCTGTACCTCGTGACCGTGCAGCGCCGCCTGACCGAGGTGGAACTGTGACCGCG belongs to Deinococcus metalli and includes:
- a CDS encoding carbohydrate ABC transporter permease; the protein is MTYPARRVRRPFPWHIVVFLAPAVLIYTVVMIYPILSSLWLSLRGQVPGSPEHFVGLANYQRLLGTELYAQPLWNAVRNNVVFFALHMLVQNPVGLLLAVLLSFRLRGSALYRTLLFTPTVLSVVIIGFAWKLILNPAWGVQRSLLEPLHLGALDQPWLGLPGSALPTLGLISVWQNIGIPMLLFLAALVRIPEELYEAARLDGAGGWRIFRSIQLPLILPTVGIVSVLTFVGNFNAFDLIYSVQGALAGPNFASDILGTLFYRTFFGYQLQAGDPYMGAAVAGVMLLIILTGLLLYLVTVQRRLTEVEL
- the queF gene encoding preQ(1) synthase, with the translated sequence MTDVHDGVAPAAQPAPAPQFATPQNPGFDRRYDVRGLDDIDVQVLGTFPHVREDDPVAYPGEPMQIEIVTDEFSPICPWSGLPDFGRLEIRYLPRHHCVELKSLKYYLTSYRFVGIFHEHATRRVLADLVALLDPLSMEIRCDYGMRGGMNTICTVRYTAPDQRGA
- a CDS encoding 6-pyruvoyl trahydropterin synthase family protein → MPWTLRAEFTFDSAHVITGYDGPCGRLHGHTYRVRMELSSETLRPSAHVKRNIMVADFRTLKWAKKDVEHGGLDHAFLNDVPDLGDDTTAEVIAAYLHHKTMERVRADLPDGDDGGDLKLRVTLWETPDSSCEYWE
- the queC gene encoding 7-cyano-7-deazaguanine synthase QueC, whose amino-acid sequence is MTDTHKRAVVLLSGGLDSSTVLAMAIRDGYACMALSFRYGQRHTVELERAAKIAQHFGADHRVIDINIGSFGGSALTDESITVPTEGTAEGVIPPTYVPGRNTVFIAVGLSLAEAIDAERIYLGINAVDYSGYPDCRPEYLAAFQTLADLATKAGLEGHGAVLTAPLVEMSKTDIVNAALELGVPIEWTWSCYQGGAEPCGVCDSCRIRDRALIDAGHPELATRHAQDERARG
- a CDS encoding ABC transporter substrate-binding protein, whose protein sequence is MKRILIPLSVLLLAGAAGAQKTTLTIESWRNDDLKTWRDSIIPAFEKQHPDIHVVFSPSAPAEYNAVLDAKLKAGTAGDLITCRPFDKSLELYTAKRLTSLNSLSGLKNFDDVAKAAWSTDDGKTTFCIPMASVIHGFIYNKALFKELGLNVPTTEAQFLAGLTKIKQGGKYEPLVMGTKDQWESATMGYQNIGPTLWNGETGRKGLISGAAQYNKGGFLQAFQALSRWTPFLPRGYQALAYPDAQNMFAQGRGVVYPAGSWDIGTFRQMNPKLDIGAFPPYSIDGKKCVIDDHPDIGMGINAASKNQAAAQTFLNWVASDAFATLYANALPGFFPLANVKYTVKDPVAQEFLKWRGQCGKSFRSSYQILSRNANPNNENDLWNVSAQVLNGSMTPQAAGDMVQKNLASWYAPQKGK
- a CDS encoding 7-carboxy-7-deazaguanine synthase QueE; the protein is MSLKYPVYERFYTWQGEGVHLGRAAYFIRLYGCPQACPWCDSAGTWHRDYRPNGVTLMTAADLVSVVQQESPEGAFVVVTGGEPILFDLAPLVDALHAIGRRVHIETSGIAPLRGDLDWVTLSPKPFGQWPEASVVARADEVKIIVHDLGDIRAGLDTLTGLRDDAVVWLHPEWSRARNRDADVLNAITEAVKATPRLRAGYQMHKLYRADDLDAHSDKRPIPLGGNLELGY